The following proteins are co-located in the Halococcus salsus genome:
- a CDS encoding TRAP transporter permease, with product MSTDTPPDDPNDDRTDETTEDPEELIDELERRRSLRGTAALVVLVVGVLFSAYQLWLAARGFFFEVTLPFVGEVGPGSLQSLQVNSIHVTVGLLLTFLLFPASQGDGALSKRLARVVPGLETRLGTDHPATRGVRGVRRGVRWLLLDPDRNRVTPVDAVLLVLSALTTLYMLTEFEEINLLRSLGLDSGQTIVEVYPFLDLPVQAISALGIPLDEVSYAFVLGAIGILLVLEATRRTLGVYLMGIVGSFIVYARYGYLIPGDAPIVGVLGRIQQVGWADIIQNLWYNTANGVFGVPVQVSVQFIYIFILFGAFLEMSGAGQWFIDLAYAATGRRKGGPAKASILASGFMGMISGSSIANTVTTGAFTIPLMKRTGYRSEFAGGVEASASSGGQILPPVMGAAAFLIVEYTGTPFADVIVAALVPAVVFFFGVWVMVHLEASRMGLGGVDPSELVALGSHLRRGWFYLLPLGLLLYYLIGVRLTVARSAWYTVVAIAALVALVAAYNERTRWPLLGVIGAVVGGEFVAHLVAGTGIVGAVTGAGGAGMAPVAAAAAVGGDLGWIVIAVSVLTLLARPRSAAPLLNYDAQVDEATENVADSVGWSSLADNRALGYGSFLVKAMESGARTATPVVIAVAAAGVIPGVISTTGLGPNLTSLILSVAGGSLVVLLVITAISSIILGMGMPTTVTYIILVSLLGTAIAEFEVPLLAAHLFILYFGVIADITPPVAVAAYAASGIAKSDPFQTGIEAFSLSLNKVIVPFAFVFVPGIALLRRTAGVPADADEAYHVLGLADVLDVGYFVPEVAVPIVGVFLGVVALAATVIGFLYTDVSRGERAAFAVAAVLLMAPALLFNPVQTLLGANAGFGPLTFDLALRAVGGVLFAALALSNRRRAGSGATPAEEGESSATEA from the coding sequence ATGAGTACCGATACACCACCCGACGACCCGAACGACGACCGGACCGACGAGACGACCGAGGACCCCGAGGAGCTCATCGACGAGCTCGAACGCCGGCGGTCGCTTCGGGGGACCGCCGCGTTGGTGGTCCTCGTCGTCGGCGTGCTCTTCTCGGCCTACCAGCTCTGGCTCGCCGCCCGCGGGTTCTTCTTCGAGGTCACACTACCCTTCGTCGGCGAGGTCGGCCCCGGCTCGCTCCAGTCGCTCCAGGTCAACAGCATCCACGTCACCGTCGGGCTGCTCCTCACCTTCCTGCTGTTCCCGGCGAGCCAGGGCGACGGCGCGCTGTCGAAACGGCTGGCCCGGGTCGTCCCGGGGCTCGAAACCCGTCTCGGTACTGACCATCCGGCGACGCGCGGTGTGCGCGGCGTGCGTCGTGGCGTCCGATGGCTCCTGCTCGACCCCGACCGCAACCGCGTGACGCCCGTCGACGCGGTCTTGCTGGTGCTCTCGGCGCTCACGACCCTCTACATGTTGACCGAGTTCGAGGAGATCAACCTCCTCCGGTCGCTGGGGCTGGACTCCGGACAGACGATCGTCGAGGTGTACCCGTTCCTCGACCTGCCGGTGCAGGCGATTTCGGCGCTCGGCATCCCGCTGGACGAGGTCTCCTACGCGTTCGTGCTCGGGGCGATCGGGATCCTCCTCGTGCTCGAAGCCACCCGGCGCACCCTCGGGGTCTACCTCATGGGGATCGTCGGGTCGTTCATCGTCTACGCGCGGTACGGCTACCTGATCCCGGGCGACGCCCCAATCGTGGGCGTGCTCGGGCGGATCCAGCAGGTCGGCTGGGCCGACATCATCCAGAACCTCTGGTACAACACCGCGAACGGCGTCTTCGGTGTCCCAGTACAGGTGAGCGTGCAGTTCATCTACATCTTCATCCTGTTCGGGGCGTTCCTCGAGATGAGCGGCGCGGGCCAGTGGTTCATCGACCTCGCCTACGCCGCGACCGGCCGGCGGAAGGGCGGGCCGGCGAAGGCGTCGATCCTCGCCTCCGGCTTCATGGGGATGATCTCCGGGTCGTCGATCGCGAACACCGTCACCACGGGGGCGTTCACGATCCCGCTGATGAAGCGCACGGGCTACCGCTCTGAGTTCGCGGGCGGCGTCGAGGCCTCGGCCTCCTCCGGCGGCCAGATCCTCCCGCCGGTGATGGGCGCGGCGGCGTTCCTGATCGTCGAGTACACGGGCACCCCGTTCGCGGACGTGATCGTCGCGGCGCTGGTTCCCGCGGTGGTGTTCTTCTTCGGGGTCTGGGTGATGGTCCACCTCGAAGCCTCACGGATGGGGCTCGGCGGCGTCGACCCTAGCGAACTCGTGGCGCTCGGCTCACACCTCCGGCGGGGCTGGTTCTACCTCTTGCCGCTCGGATTGCTGCTCTACTACCTCATCGGCGTCCGGCTGACGGTCGCGCGCTCGGCGTGGTACACCGTCGTCGCCATCGCCGCGCTGGTCGCGCTGGTCGCGGCCTACAACGAGCGCACGCGCTGGCCGCTGCTCGGCGTCATTGGGGCCGTCGTCGGTGGCGAGTTCGTCGCCCACCTCGTGGCCGGCACGGGGATCGTCGGCGCGGTGACGGGTGCCGGGGGTGCGGGGATGGCACCGGTGGCGGCCGCCGCGGCGGTCGGGGGCGACCTCGGCTGGATCGTCATCGCCGTGAGCGTGCTCACCTTGCTCGCTCGGCCCCGGTCGGCCGCGCCGCTGCTGAACTACGACGCCCAGGTCGACGAGGCGACCGAGAACGTGGCCGATTCGGTCGGGTGGTCGTCGCTCGCCGACAACCGAGCGCTCGGCTACGGCTCGTTCCTCGTGAAGGCGATGGAGTCGGGGGCACGAACCGCCACCCCGGTGGTCATCGCGGTGGCCGCGGCGGGCGTCATCCCCGGCGTCATCAGCACCACTGGCCTCGGCCCGAACCTCACGTCGTTGATCCTCTCGGTGGCGGGCGGGTCGCTCGTCGTCCTGCTGGTGATCACCGCCATCTCGTCGATCATCCTCGGGATGGGGATGCCGACCACCGTGACCTACATCATCCTGGTCTCGCTGCTCGGAACCGCCATCGCCGAGTTCGAGGTCCCGTTACTCGCAGCGCACCTGTTCATCCTCTACTTCGGCGTGATCGCCGACATCACGCCGCCGGTCGCGGTCGCCGCCTACGCCGCCTCCGGGATCGCGAAGTCCGACCCGTTCCAGACCGGGATCGAGGCGTTCTCGCTCTCGCTCAACAAGGTCATCGTGCCGTTCGCGTTCGTCTTCGTCCCGGGGATCGCGTTACTCCGACGGACCGCGGGCGTGCCGGCGGACGCCGACGAGGCCTACCACGTCCTCGGGCTCGCCGACGTGCTCGACGTCGGCTACTTCGTCCCGGAGGTCGCCGTCCCGATCGTCGGGGTGTTCCTCGGCGTCGTCGCGCTCGCCGCGACGGTCATCGGCTTCCTCTACACCGACGTCTCGCGTGGCGAGCGCGCCGCGTTCGCGGTCGCCGCCGTCCTGTTGATGGCCCCCGCCCTGCTGTTCAACCCCGTCCAAACCCTCCTCGGCGCGAACGCCGGGTTCGGACCGCTGACCTTCGACCTCGCGCTCCGTGCGGTCGGCGGGGTGTTGTTCGCCGCGCTGGCGCTCTCGAACCGGCGGCGAGCCGGGTCGGGAGCCACCCCCGCAGAGGAGGGGGAATCGTCCGCGACCGAGGCCTGA
- a CDS encoding beta-CASP ribonuclease aCPSF1, protein MSTVDKQLDEIESTITNQLPDRISVTDVTYEGPELVIYTRDPKEFARNGDLVRNLAGQLRKRITVRPEPDSLTPEADARAAVLDVIPDKADVSELDFHEDTGEVVIQAAKPGMVIGRHGSTLREITKKVGWTPEVVRTPPIESSTVSNVRSFLKQEREERRDILERVGRQIHRDQMSDDEWVRITTLGCCREVGRASFILSTPETRILIDCGDKPGSDDTPYLQIPEANPLNSLDAVVLTHAHLDHSALIPLLFKYGYDGPIYTTEPTRDLMGLLQLDYLDVASKEGRTPPYESAMVREAVKHTIPVEYGDVTDIAPDIKLTLHNAGHILGSSVAHFHIGDGFYNVAFSGDIHYDDTRLFNGAVNDFPRVETLVMESTYGGRNDYQTDQADSEQRLVDVINETHDKGGKILIPAFAVGRSQEIMLVVEEAMRKGKIPEMPIHLDGMIWEATAIHSTYPEYLRDDLRDRIFHDDENPFLAPQFNHIDAGEEEREEIAAGDPAIILSTSGMVTGGPIMSWLSHLGGDPDTTMTFVGYQAQGTLGRRIQNGWDEVPMNGGRGRGGTLSLELDVETVDGFSGHADRQGLENFVKTMNPRPEKVLCVHGDERSVQDFSSALYHNYNMRTFAPKNLETFRFK, encoded by the coding sequence ATGAGTACGGTAGACAAACAGCTCGACGAAATCGAGTCGACGATAACGAACCAGCTCCCCGACCGGATCTCCGTGACGGACGTGACCTACGAGGGTCCCGAGCTCGTGATCTACACACGGGACCCGAAGGAGTTCGCACGCAACGGCGACCTCGTGCGGAACCTCGCGGGCCAGCTCCGAAAGCGGATCACGGTGCGGCCCGAACCCGACTCCCTCACCCCCGAGGCCGACGCCCGCGCGGCGGTCCTCGACGTGATCCCCGACAAGGCCGACGTCTCGGAGCTCGACTTCCACGAGGACACCGGCGAGGTCGTGATCCAGGCCGCCAAACCCGGCATGGTGATCGGCCGCCACGGCTCCACCCTCCGCGAGATAACCAAGAAAGTCGGCTGGACGCCGGAGGTCGTCCGGACCCCGCCGATCGAGTCCTCGACGGTCTCGAACGTTCGGAGCTTCCTCAAACAGGAGCGCGAGGAACGCCGCGACATCCTCGAACGCGTCGGGCGGCAGATCCACCGCGACCAGATGTCCGACGACGAGTGGGTCCGGATCACGACCCTCGGGTGCTGTCGGGAGGTCGGCCGGGCGAGCTTCATCCTCTCGACCCCCGAGACACGGATCCTGATCGACTGTGGCGACAAACCGGGTTCGGACGACACGCCCTACCTCCAGATCCCCGAGGCGAACCCGCTGAACTCGCTCGACGCGGTGGTCCTGACCCACGCCCACCTCGACCACTCCGCGCTGATCCCGCTGTTGTTCAAGTACGGCTACGACGGCCCGATCTACACAACCGAACCGACCCGCGACCTGATGGGGCTCCTCCAGCTCGACTACCTCGACGTCGCCTCGAAGGAGGGGCGCACCCCACCCTACGAGAGCGCGATGGTGCGCGAGGCGGTCAAACACACTATCCCTGTCGAATACGGCGACGTCACCGACATCGCGCCCGACATCAAGCTCACCCTCCACAACGCCGGCCACATCCTCGGGAGTTCGGTGGCGCACTTCCACATCGGCGACGGCTTCTACAACGTCGCGTTCTCGGGCGACATCCACTACGACGACACCCGGCTGTTCAACGGCGCGGTCAACGACTTCCCGCGGGTCGAGACCCTCGTGATGGAGTCGACCTACGGGGGCCGCAACGACTACCAGACCGACCAGGCCGACTCCGAGCAGCGGCTGGTCGACGTGATCAACGAGACCCACGACAAGGGCGGGAAGATACTGATCCCCGCGTTCGCCGTGGGCCGCTCACAGGAGATCATGTTGGTGGTCGAGGAGGCGATGCGCAAGGGGAAGATCCCGGAGATGCCGATCCACCTCGACGGGATGATCTGGGAGGCCACCGCGATCCACTCGACCTATCCCGAGTACCTCCGTGACGACCTCCGGGATCGTATCTTCCACGACGACGAGAACCCGTTCCTCGCCCCGCAGTTCAACCACATCGACGCCGGCGAGGAGGAACGCGAGGAGATCGCGGCGGGCGATCCTGCGATCATTCTCTCGACCTCCGGGATGGTCACCGGCGGGCCGATCATGTCCTGGCTCTCACACCTCGGCGGCGACCCGGATACCACGATGACCTTCGTCGGCTACCAGGCTCAGGGCACGCTCGGCCGCCGGATCCAGAACGGCTGGGACGAGGTCCCGATGAACGGCGGGCGCGGCCGCGGCGGCACCCTCAGCCTCGAACTCGACGTCGAGACCGTCGACGGCTTCTCCGGCCACGCCGACAGACAGGGGCTCGAGAACTTCGTGAAGACGATGAACCCCCGTCCGGAGAAGGTGCTCTGTGTCCACGGCGACGAACGCAGCGTCCAGGACTTCTCCTCGGCGCTCTATCACAACTACAACATGCGGACCTTCGCCCCGAAGAACCTCGAAACCTTCCGGTTCAAGTAG
- a CDS encoding 3-keto-5-aminohexanoate cleavage protein, with translation MSYDSFLADEPVIVTAALTGGVHGKEATPNLPESPEEIGRAAAAAERAGAAVVHLHARRPNGERTFDTGRFQAIDDAVRRHADDVIIQHSTGGTAAPDADRHRPLRTDPAPEMASLDMGPLNRYAHLTSENTRGLVDSLYDEMHERGIKPELEVFNDGHRNEIRGLLDRRDLADPVYATLIFGPGTLTRPTPRNFLTAIDDLPEGATFNTLGFGRHQLPFATMGVLFGGHVRVGLEDNVYYRRGELAASNAQLVERVVRVANELGRPVATPAEARAILGLRGV, from the coding sequence ATGAGCTACGATTCCTTTCTCGCCGACGAGCCCGTCATCGTGACCGCGGCGCTCACCGGCGGCGTCCACGGCAAGGAGGCGACCCCGAACCTCCCCGAAAGCCCCGAGGAGATCGGGCGGGCGGCGGCCGCGGCGGAGCGAGCGGGGGCGGCGGTCGTCCACCTCCACGCCCGGCGACCCAACGGCGAGCGCACGTTCGACACCGGGCGCTTCCAGGCGATCGACGACGCGGTTCGCCGCCACGCGGACGACGTGATCATCCAGCACTCAACTGGAGGGACCGCCGCACCCGACGCCGACCGCCACCGGCCGCTCCGGACCGACCCGGCACCCGAGATGGCCTCGCTCGACATGGGGCCACTCAATCGGTACGCACACCTCACCAGCGAGAACACGCGCGGGCTGGTGGACTCGCTCTACGACGAGATGCACGAGCGAGGCATCAAACCCGAGTTGGAGGTCTTCAACGACGGCCACCGCAACGAGATCCGAGGACTCCTCGACCGCCGTGACCTCGCCGACCCGGTCTACGCGACCCTGATCTTCGGGCCGGGCACGCTCACTCGCCCCACGCCGCGAAACTTCCTGACCGCGATCGACGACCTCCCCGAAGGTGCCACGTTCAACACCTTGGGATTCGGTCGCCACCAACTCCCGTTCGCGACGATGGGGGTCCTCTTCGGGGGACACGTCCGCGTCGGACTGGAGGACAACGTCTACTACCGCCGTGGCGAGCTCGCCGCGTCGAACGCCCAGCTGGTCGAGCGCGTGGTTCGGGTCGCGAACGAACTCGGGCGACCGGTCGCGACGCCCGCCGAGGCCCGAGCGATCCTCGGGCTTCGCGGTGTGTGA
- the cdd gene encoding cytidine deaminase: MDDEDLLAAAREATANAHVPYSEYRVGAALEAADGTVFTGCNIENANYSNSLHAEEVALSEAVKTGHREFTGIAVTSSERDGVLPCGMCRQTLSEFCEDDFRVVCDEAEGVVEYELGDLLPDAISADTLGK, translated from the coding sequence ATGGACGACGAGGATCTCCTGGCCGCCGCCCGCGAGGCGACCGCGAACGCCCACGTCCCCTACTCCGAGTATCGGGTCGGGGCGGCGCTCGAAGCGGCGGACGGCACCGTGTTCACGGGCTGCAACATCGAGAACGCCAACTACTCCAACAGCCTCCACGCCGAGGAAGTGGCACTCTCGGAGGCGGTCAAGACCGGCCACCGCGAGTTCACGGGGATCGCGGTGACCTCCTCCGAGCGCGACGGCGTACTCCCCTGCGGGATGTGCCGCCAGACCCTCTCGGAGTTCTGTGAGGACGACTTCCGGGTGGTCTGTGACGAGGCCGAGGGCGTCGTCGAGTACGAACTCGGCGACCTCCTGCCCGACGCCATCTCGGCGGACACCCTCGGAAAGTGA
- a CDS encoding restriction endonuclease, which produces MQATVKSRLQQMDDYDFEHFVGDLWERMGWTCEVSQASADAGIDVVATKSDPYPQKKLIQAKRYGPNTTVGGPAIQQYASLRHQQPNVDSVVVVTTNQFTRAAEQRADELNVKLVDGDGLVSMVDNLQAENLLTQYDIDASEGSQSQVRPQHTPPRGSTPSVKENQGLLSRIGSGRNWYQTLLKSSGVAVVVFLIDGLLLNSGIGVLEALGGVLSLVWAVALVVVGVSLYFDIRHVRRHSSWNPTAWMYLLGLFVFYITLPVYFYRRRRSLTP; this is translated from the coding sequence ATGCAAGCTACTGTCAAGAGTCGTCTTCAACAAATGGATGATTACGATTTCGAACATTTCGTTGGTGATCTGTGGGAGCGGATGGGTTGGACGTGTGAGGTCTCCCAAGCCTCTGCTGATGCTGGAATCGACGTTGTTGCAACGAAATCGGATCCGTATCCACAAAAGAAACTAATCCAAGCGAAACGATATGGACCGAATACCACCGTTGGTGGGCCTGCCATTCAACAGTATGCGAGTTTGAGGCACCAACAACCAAATGTGGATTCGGTCGTCGTTGTGACGACAAACCAATTCACGCGGGCAGCAGAGCAACGAGCGGACGAGTTGAACGTCAAGCTGGTCGATGGCGACGGACTCGTCTCAATGGTCGATAACTTGCAGGCTGAAAACCTTCTTACTCAGTACGATATCGATGCGTCGGAAGGGTCGCAGTCCCAGGTCCGACCACAACACACACCTCCGCGGGGAAGTACTCCTTCCGTAAAGGAGAACCAGGGTCTCCTTTCCCGGATCGGGAGCGGTCGGAACTGGTATCAAACCTTACTCAAGAGTAGCGGAGTTGCGGTCGTCGTTTTCTTGATAGACGGATTGTTGCTCAATTCCGGTATTGGCGTGCTCGAAGCCCTTGGCGGTGTACTCTCACTTGTTTGGGCTGTCGCTCTTGTAGTCGTTGGAGTTTCACTCTATTTCGATATCAGACACGTCCGCCGCCATAGCTCATGGAACCCAACGGCGTGGATGTATCTCCTGGGTTTGTTCGTCTTCTACATCACTCTCCCCGTGTACTTTTATCGTCGACGCCGGTCGCTCACACCATAG
- a CDS encoding nucleoside phosphorylase gives MTGDSEDPNDEVQYHLAVGPDDVAGTVLVPGDPERVEKIVDLWDEFELVAEHREFRTATGAHRGTPISTTSTGIGSPSAAIALEELARVGCETFIRVGSCGAIQPGMDVGDLVITTGAVRQEGTSDEYVREDYPATADDRVVAALVAAAEELGYDYHVGVTASTDSFYPGQGRPGFEGFEAAGSDDLVDDLREAGVLNIEMEASSILTLAGLYGLRAGAVCTVYANRVTGEFRTEGESRAAETASLAATYLERMDERAREAGADRWHPGLGLGDATE, from the coding sequence ATGACTGGCGACAGCGAGGACCCGAACGACGAGGTCCAGTACCACCTCGCGGTGGGGCCCGACGACGTCGCGGGAACCGTGCTCGTTCCGGGCGATCCTGAGAGAGTCGAGAAGATAGTCGACCTGTGGGACGAGTTCGAGCTGGTGGCCGAACACCGGGAGTTCCGGACCGCGACGGGTGCGCATCGCGGGACGCCGATCTCGACCACCTCCACGGGGATCGGCAGTCCGTCGGCGGCCATCGCACTCGAAGAGCTGGCGCGGGTGGGCTGTGAGACGTTCATCCGGGTGGGATCGTGCGGCGCGATCCAGCCCGGCATGGACGTGGGCGACCTCGTCATCACGACCGGAGCCGTCCGACAGGAGGGCACCAGCGACGAGTACGTTCGCGAGGACTACCCCGCGACCGCCGACGACCGGGTAGTGGCGGCGCTGGTGGCGGCCGCCGAGGAGCTCGGCTACGACTACCACGTCGGCGTCACCGCGAGCACCGATAGCTTCTATCCCGGTCAGGGCCGGCCGGGCTTCGAGGGGTTCGAAGCCGCTGGGAGCGACGACCTAGTCGACGACCTCCGCGAGGCGGGCGTGTTGAACATCGAGATGGAGGCGAGCTCGATCCTGACCCTCGCGGGCCTCTACGGGCTCCGAGCGGGTGCGGTCTGTACGGTCTACGCCAACCGCGTCACCGGCGAGTTCCGGACCGAGGGCGAGTCCCGGGCGGCCGAGACCGCGAGCCTCGCGGCGACCTACCTCGAACGGATGGACGAACGGGCGCGCGAGGCCGGGGCCGACCGCTGGCATCCGGGGCTCGGCCTCGGCGACGCCACCGAGTGA
- the fer gene encoding ferredoxin Fer has protein sequence MASPFEILGLDPDADEPAVRRAYRERVFEAHPDHGGSAAEFRRVKTAYERLLSGESVEAEPAIADAPADEPTATEPEKVRVEYLNYAVLDDHGWGIDDPDLFETAAAADLADADHGEFLVHPRESLLEAAENRGYAWPYACRGGACANCAVALLEGELEMPNDTVLPPEMKSRGIRLSCNGIPVSDELKVLYNIKHLPALEELRLPPRPFEQAYASD, from the coding sequence GTGGCGTCCCCGTTCGAGATCCTTGGCCTCGACCCCGATGCCGACGAGCCGGCGGTCCGCCGGGCCTACCGCGAGCGCGTCTTCGAGGCCCACCCGGACCACGGCGGGTCGGCCGCCGAGTTCCGCCGGGTGAAGACCGCCTACGAACGGCTCTTGAGCGGCGAGTCGGTCGAGGCCGAGCCGGCGATCGCGGACGCCCCCGCCGACGAACCCACCGCCACGGAGCCGGAGAAGGTCCGGGTCGAATACCTCAACTACGCGGTGCTCGACGACCACGGCTGGGGGATCGACGACCCGGACCTGTTCGAGACCGCCGCGGCGGCGGACCTCGCGGACGCCGACCACGGCGAGTTCCTGGTCCACCCCCGCGAGTCGCTGCTCGAAGCCGCCGAGAACCGCGGCTACGCCTGGCCCTACGCCTGCCGAGGTGGGGCGTGTGCGAACTGCGCGGTCGCACTGCTGGAAGGGGAGCTGGAGATGCCGAACGACACCGTGTTGCCTCCGGAGATGAAATCACGGGGGATCCGGCTCTCGTGTAACGGCATCCCGGTCTCCGACGAACTCAAGGTGCTCTACAACATCAAACACCTCCCCGCGCTCGAAGAGCTCCGCCTCCCGCCCCGGCCGTTCGAGCAGGCCTACGCAAGTGACTGA
- a CDS encoding plastocyanin/azurin family copper-binding protein produces MKRRTFLKATSISTVAGMTALAGCSSGSNESGNGSGANGSGEGTSGGTGTSGGASTTQSGGGTAMTSSGTNGSTTGANGTAATSGGGGGTETVGMYTDGSTYYFDPIGLFVEPGTTVDFVIESGAHSATSYTTDNPSVSERRIPEGAESWDSGTISGSDSFEYTFETEGTYDYYCIPHKTLGMVGRVVCGSPGGPAEGSMPPDGDVPESSAIVEQGSIAFSDFS; encoded by the coding sequence ATGAAGCGTCGAACGTTCCTGAAAGCGACGAGTATCTCGACGGTCGCGGGGATGACGGCCCTCGCGGGTTGTTCGAGCGGGAGCAACGAGAGCGGGAACGGCAGCGGTGCCAACGGGAGCGGCGAGGGAACGAGCGGCGGCACGGGAACGAGCGGCGGTGCGAGCACGACCCAGTCGGGCGGGGGCACCGCGATGACCTCCTCGGGGACCAACGGCTCGACCACGGGCGCGAACGGCACCGCGGCGACGAGCGGCGGCGGGGGCGGAACGGAGACCGTCGGGATGTACACCGACGGGAGTACGTACTACTTCGACCCGATCGGGCTGTTCGTCGAACCCGGCACCACCGTCGACTTCGTGATCGAGTCCGGGGCGCACTCCGCGACCTCCTACACGACCGACAACCCGTCGGTGAGCGAACGCCGTATCCCAGAGGGCGCGGAGTCGTGGGACAGCGGCACCATCAGCGGCAGTGACAGCTTCGAGTACACCTTCGAGACCGAGGGCACCTACGACTACTACTGCATCCCGCACAAGACGCTCGGGATGGTCGGTCGGGTCGTCTGTGGGAGCCCCGGTGGCCCCGCCGAGGGCAGCATGCCCCCGGACGGCGACGTCCCGGAGAGTTCGGCGATCGTCGAGCAGGGTTCGATCGCCTTCAGCGACTTCAGCTGA
- a CDS encoding PH domain-containing protein, with protein MESLDPRARTVWVVFELVVGAVVGLGGTWLVDRFVFALAFWVGPAAAVVLALAGAGYALLRYRIWRFEVQEDAIYLERGVFTRVESVVPFVRIQNVDTQRGPVERLAGLSSVVVYTAGTRGADATLPGLAPERATALREELRELAVESEYEDAL; from the coding sequence ATGGAGTCGCTCGATCCGCGCGCCAGAACCGTCTGGGTCGTCTTCGAACTCGTGGTAGGGGCCGTCGTCGGGCTCGGCGGCACGTGGCTTGTCGACCGGTTCGTTTTCGCGCTCGCGTTCTGGGTCGGACCGGCGGCGGCGGTCGTGCTCGCGCTTGCCGGCGCTGGGTACGCCCTGCTTCGCTACCGTATCTGGCGCTTCGAAGTCCAAGAGGACGCGATCTACCTCGAACGTGGGGTCTTCACCCGGGTCGAGTCGGTGGTGCCGTTCGTCCGGATACAGAACGTCGACACCCAGCGCGGTCCGGTCGAACGTCTCGCGGGGCTGTCGAGCGTCGTGGTCTACACGGCGGGCACGCGCGGTGCGGACGCCACCCTCCCCGGTCTCGCGCCCGAGCGGGCGACGGCGCTCCGCGAGGAGCTGCGCGAACTCGCCGTCGAGAGCGAGTACGAGGACGCGTTATGA